One Chryseobacterium indoltheticum DNA segment encodes these proteins:
- a CDS encoding UxaA family hydrolase — protein sequence MSNLILKINHKDNVLVALQDIPAETEIIFEGATYTTLEAIPAKHKFFMNDMKQGDEIFMYGVLVGKVQYDLAAGTRMTTDNTKHAAEPYYYRDVDYHWTRPDVSRFLHKTFKGYHRSNGDVGTANYWLFIPTVFCENRNLDIIKESLYDNLGYAVDAKYKDYTHQLVEAISKGEDIDDLNFSPSNIPAKERVFKNVDGIKFLNHTGGCGGTRQDADTLSKLLASYADHPNVAGITLLSLGCQHLQIDNFKKDLYNRNPDFDKPLLVFEQQKAVSEETMIKNAIFETLKGLLEINKLEREDAPISKLCVGVKCGGSDGFSGISANPAVGHLADILSVLGAKVLLAEFPELCGVEQELIDRAVDKPTAEKFIKLMTEYDELAHEVGSGFYMNPSPGNIKDGLITDAIKSAGAAKKGGSAPVVDVLDYTEPATKPGLSLVCTPGNDVEATTGKAASGATLILFTTGLGTPTGNPVCPVIKVATNTVLATKMSDIIDIDTGAVVRGEKTIQEMGEDILDFCIDVASGNIIPKAVALNQDDFIPWKRGVSL from the coding sequence ATGAGCAATTTAATTTTAAAAATAAATCATAAAGACAATGTTTTGGTCGCTTTGCAGGATATTCCGGCAGAAACCGAAATCATTTTTGAAGGAGCTACTTATACAACTTTAGAAGCAATCCCCGCTAAGCATAAATTCTTTATGAATGACATGAAGCAAGGCGATGAAATCTTTATGTATGGCGTTTTGGTCGGTAAAGTACAGTACGATCTCGCAGCGGGAACCCGAATGACGACAGATAATACTAAACACGCTGCTGAACCTTACTATTACAGAGATGTTGATTATCACTGGACAAGACCTGATGTGTCAAGATTTTTACATAAAACTTTTAAAGGATATCACCGTTCCAATGGCGATGTTGGTACGGCAAATTACTGGCTGTTTATTCCCACGGTATTCTGTGAAAACCGTAATCTTGATATTATTAAAGAATCTCTTTATGACAATTTAGGGTATGCGGTTGATGCAAAATACAAAGACTACACGCATCAATTAGTTGAAGCCATTTCTAAAGGCGAAGATATTGATGATCTTAATTTTTCACCTTCAAATATTCCTGCAAAAGAAAGAGTTTTTAAAAATGTAGATGGTATAAAGTTTCTCAATCACACAGGCGGTTGCGGCGGAACAAGACAGGATGCGGATACGCTCAGTAAACTTTTGGCATCGTATGCAGATCATCCCAATGTTGCAGGAATCACTTTGCTAAGTTTGGGTTGTCAACATCTTCAGATCGATAATTTTAAAAAAGATTTATACAACAGAAATCCTGATTTTGATAAACCTTTACTTGTTTTTGAACAACAAAAAGCGGTAAGTGAAGAAACGATGATCAAAAACGCTATTTTTGAAACCCTGAAAGGACTTTTAGAAATTAATAAATTGGAACGTGAAGACGCTCCAATAAGCAAACTTTGTGTCGGTGTAAAATGTGGCGGAAGTGATGGTTTCAGCGGTATTTCAGCGAATCCGGCTGTAGGACATCTTGCCGATATTCTTTCGGTTTTGGGCGCCAAAGTTTTATTGGCAGAATTCCCGGAATTGTGTGGTGTCGAACAGGAATTAATTGATCGTGCCGTAGATAAACCAACCGCAGAAAAATTCATTAAACTGATGACAGAATATGATGAACTAGCTCATGAAGTCGGTTCAGGATTTTATATGAATCCATCACCGGGAAATATCAAGGACGGACTGATCACAGATGCTATAAAATCTGCAGGAGCAGCGAAAAAAGGAGGTTCTGCTCCTGTTGTAGATGTTTTGGATTATACTGAGCCTGCAACAAAACCTGGATTGAGTTTGGTTTGCACTCCTGGAAATGATGTGGAAGCGACCACCGGAAAAGCTGCTTCGGGAGCAACTTTAATTTTGTTTACTACAGGTTTGGGCACACCAACAGGAAATCCGGTTTGTCCGGTTATCAAAGTCGCTACCAATACTGTGTTGGCAACGAAAATGTCGGATATTATTGATATCGATACAGGTGCCGTTGTGCGTGGTGAAAAAACCATTCAGGAAATGGGAGAAGATATTTTAGATTTCTGTATCGACGTTGCCAGTGGAAATATCATTCCTAAAGCTGTTGCATTGAATCAGGATGATTTTATTCCTTGGAAAAGAGGTGTGAGTCTTTAA
- a CDS encoding SDR family NAD(P)-dependent oxidoreductase: MFSLKNKKAVVTGGGSGIGQAIAVQLAANGAEVHILEITKQNGQETLEKIQSFGGNATVYACDVSKQKDVLTVFDQIGEINILVNNAGIAHIGKADTTSEEDFDRIYNVNIKGVYNCLFAAIPQIRKSGGGVIINMASIAALVGIPDRFAYSTAKGAVKAMTMSVAKDYINENIRCNSISPARVHTPFVDGFLKNNYPDNIEEMFEKLSKTQPIGRMAQPEEVASLALYLCSDEASFITGVDYPIDGGFTTLNN, from the coding sequence ATGTTTTCATTAAAAAATAAAAAAGCCGTAGTAACGGGCGGCGGAAGCGGAATTGGGCAAGCAATCGCGGTTCAGCTTGCAGCCAATGGTGCAGAAGTTCATATTCTCGAAATTACAAAACAAAACGGACAAGAAACGTTGGAAAAAATACAATCCTTCGGAGGAAATGCTACGGTTTATGCCTGTGACGTTTCAAAGCAGAAAGATGTTTTAACAGTTTTCGATCAAATCGGAGAAATCAACATTCTTGTAAATAATGCCGGAATTGCGCACATCGGAAAAGCAGACACGACTTCAGAAGAAGATTTCGACAGAATTTATAACGTCAATATCAAAGGTGTCTACAATTGTTTGTTCGCTGCCATTCCACAGATTAGAAAATCAGGTGGTGGTGTTATCATTAATATGGCTTCCATTGCCGCATTGGTCGGAATTCCTGACCGTTTTGCGTACAGCACGGCTAAAGGTGCTGTAAAAGCAATGACGATGAGTGTTGCAAAAGATTATATTAATGAAAATATTCGTTGTAATTCTATTTCTCCGGCGCGTGTACATACGCCTTTCGTGGATGGATTTTTAAAGAATAATTATCCTGATAACATCGAAGAAATGTTTGAAAAGCTGTCGAAAACTCAACCAATCGGAAGAATGGCTCAGCCTGAGGAAGTCGCTTCTTTAGCACTTTACCTTTGCAGTGATGAAGCTTCATTTATCACCGGTGTAGATTATCCTATTGATGGTGGTTTTACCACTTTGAATAATTAA
- a CDS encoding L-fucose dehydrogenase, with protein MNLHLDHKIIIVSGGAKGIGNAIAKILAEENALPIIIGRNEDDNKKAIQEIQNLGGKADFVTAELSQPDECKKAIDEVVKKYGKIDGIVNNAGVNDGIGLENGSYEGFLASYHKNVVHYYLLVHHALPYLKESKGSIVNIGSKTAETGQGGTSGYAAANGARNALTREWAVELLPYSVRVNAIIVAEAWTPLYESWISTFENPEEKLKSITSKIPFEKRMTTSEEIANMAAFLLSEKSSHTTGQLIHVDGGYVHLDRNLG; from the coding sequence ATGAACTTACATCTTGATCATAAAATAATCATCGTAAGCGGCGGTGCAAAAGGCATCGGAAATGCCATTGCAAAAATCTTAGCCGAAGAAAATGCGTTACCAATAATCATTGGCAGAAACGAAGACGACAACAAAAAAGCCATTCAGGAAATCCAGAATCTTGGAGGAAAAGCTGATTTTGTGACCGCTGAACTTTCCCAACCCGATGAATGCAAAAAAGCAATCGATGAAGTTGTAAAAAAATATGGCAAAATAGATGGAATTGTCAATAATGCTGGTGTCAACGATGGTATTGGTCTGGAAAACGGTTCGTATGAAGGGTTTCTTGCATCATATCACAAAAATGTAGTGCATTATTATCTTTTGGTGCATCATGCACTTCCCTATCTTAAAGAAAGCAAAGGTTCCATTGTAAATATCGGCAGCAAAACCGCAGAAACCGGACAAGGCGGAACTTCAGGATATGCCGCCGCCAATGGTGCGCGAAATGCTTTGACAAGAGAATGGGCGGTAGAGCTTTTGCCTTACAGCGTTCGTGTAAATGCTATCATTGTTGCTGAAGCATGGACACCACTTTATGAATCGTGGATTTCTACATTTGAAAATCCCGAAGAAAAACTGAAAAGTATTACTTCAAAAATACCATTTGAAAAACGAATGACAACTTCGGAAGAAATTGCTAATATGGCTGCGTTTCTCCTATCAGAAAAATCTTCTCATACAACGGGGCAACTGATTCATGTGGATGGTGGATATGTGCATTTGGACAGGAATTTGGGGTAA
- the carB gene encoding carbamoyl-phosphate synthase large subunit, which produces MAKRTDIKTILVIGSGPIIIGQAAEFDYAGTQACLSLREEGYKVILINSNPATIMTDVEIADKVYIEPISLQFVSHIIRKERPDALLPTLGGQTGLNMAVELEKSGILEECKVEVLGTTLSAINRAEDRDLFRELMRELNEPVPESDIVNTVEGAISFANEIGYPVIVRPAFTMGGTGGGIAATEAELKEIAELGLKYSPVTQCLIERSIAGFKEIEYEVMRDANDNAIVVCNMENIDPVGVHTGDSIVVAPSQTLSDREYQLLRNASLKIIRALGIEGGCNVQLALDPHSFEYYIIEVNPRVSRSSALASKATGYPIAKIAAKIAVGLTLDEIMNPVTGTSYACFEPALDYVVTKFPRFPFDKFETADRRLSTQMKATGEVMAIGRNFEESLQKAIRSLETGIKHIGLKTKQAEALTAEEIERRIRVCDDERLFIIGDALRRGYDWEQIVEWSKIDKFFIWKIKKLIDFEKVIADNKFDLETLIQAKKLGFADVNIAVLWDVKEREIFNFRKENGVMPVYKMVDTCAAEFESETPYFYGTYEEENESVASDKEKIIVLGSGPIRIGQGVEFDYATVHSVWAIKEMGYEAIIINNNPETVSTDFSISDKLYFEPLTEEDVMNIIELEKPKGVVVQFGGQTAINLADKLAAHGVQILGTSLEDLDRAENRDKFEKALQEMGIPQPLGKTSTSKEEAIKIANEIGYPVLVRPSYVLGGRAMEIVYTEAELSHYMEFAVDASPEHPVLVDRYMVGKEIEVDAICDGETVIIPGIMEHIERAGVHSGDSIAVYPPQNISQSEVDTLVDYTQRLAKGLKVIGLMNIQYVLFEGNVYVIEVNPRSSRTVPFLSKITEVPMANLATKAILGQKLTDLGYKNGLVPNKEGVFVKVPVFSFSKLTKVDISLGPEMKSTGEVMGKDTTLEKALYKGLVAAGRKVPMHGSILFTVADKHKQEAADLAARFHEVGFRIWATEGTAKFFGEQGIPCKIGYKIGEESVNLIDLIQKGKVQYVVNTMTKGKQSERDGFQIRRMSVENGVPCLTSMDTVEAILKVIESMSFKMETM; this is translated from the coding sequence ATGGCAAAACGTACAGATATAAAAACAATTTTAGTAATCGGTTCAGGACCTATCATCATTGGTCAGGCAGCGGAATTTGATTACGCGGGAACGCAGGCTTGTCTGTCTTTGAGAGAAGAAGGCTACAAGGTAATTTTGATCAATTCAAACCCTGCAACGATCATGACAGATGTTGAAATCGCTGACAAGGTTTACATCGAGCCGATTTCACTTCAGTTTGTAAGTCACATCATCAGAAAAGAGCGTCCAGATGCGCTTTTACCAACTCTTGGTGGACAAACAGGTTTGAACATGGCGGTAGAATTGGAAAAATCAGGAATTCTTGAAGAATGTAAAGTTGAAGTTCTTGGAACTACGCTTTCAGCAATCAACAGAGCGGAAGACAGAGATCTTTTCCGTGAATTGATGAGAGAATTGAACGAACCGGTTCCTGAATCTGATATCGTAAATACGGTGGAAGGAGCAATTAGTTTTGCTAATGAAATTGGGTATCCTGTAATTGTTCGACCTGCCTTCACAATGGGCGGAACAGGTGGTGGAATCGCTGCTACTGAAGCTGAATTAAAAGAAATTGCAGAATTAGGATTAAAATATAGTCCGGTTACTCAATGTTTGATTGAAAGATCAATCGCAGGTTTCAAAGAAATTGAATACGAAGTAATGCGTGATGCAAACGACAATGCGATTGTGGTTTGTAACATGGAAAATATAGATCCGGTTGGAGTTCACACTGGTGATTCAATCGTTGTGGCACCTTCTCAAACACTTTCTGATAGAGAATATCAACTGTTGAGAAACGCTTCGTTAAAAATCATCAGAGCTTTAGGAATTGAGGGTGGTTGTAACGTACAGTTGGCTTTAGACCCACATTCATTCGAATATTATATCATCGAGGTTAACCCAAGGGTTTCCCGTTCATCAGCTTTAGCATCAAAAGCAACTGGTTATCCGATTGCTAAAATTGCTGCAAAAATTGCGGTAGGCTTAACGTTAGATGAAATCATGAATCCGGTTACCGGAACATCTTACGCTTGTTTTGAGCCGGCTTTAGATTATGTGGTAACGAAGTTCCCAAGATTCCCATTCGATAAATTTGAAACGGCAGACAGAAGATTATCAACTCAGATGAAAGCGACGGGTGAAGTAATGGCAATCGGAAGAAATTTCGAAGAATCTTTACAAAAAGCGATTCGTTCTCTTGAAACTGGAATTAAACATATTGGTTTAAAAACAAAACAGGCAGAAGCACTTACTGCAGAAGAAATCGAAAGAAGAATCAGAGTTTGTGATGACGAAAGATTATTTATCATCGGTGATGCTTTAAGAAGAGGCTACGACTGGGAACAGATCGTGGAATGGAGTAAAATAGACAAATTCTTTATCTGGAAAATCAAGAAATTAATTGATTTCGAAAAAGTTATTGCTGATAATAAATTTGATTTAGAAACTTTAATTCAGGCTAAAAAATTAGGTTTCGCAGATGTAAATATCGCTGTTCTTTGGGATGTAAAAGAACGTGAAATCTTCAATTTCAGAAAAGAAAACGGAGTAATGCCGGTTTACAAAATGGTAGACACTTGCGCTGCTGAATTTGAATCTGAAACTCCATATTTCTACGGAACGTATGAAGAAGAAAACGAAAGTGTAGCTTCAGACAAAGAAAAAATCATCGTTTTAGGTTCTGGGCCAATCAGAATCGGACAAGGTGTTGAGTTTGATTACGCAACGGTTCACTCGGTTTGGGCAATCAAAGAAATGGGTTATGAAGCGATTATCATCAACAACAATCCTGAAACAGTTTCTACAGACTTCTCAATTTCAGATAAATTATACTTCGAACCTTTAACGGAAGAAGATGTAATGAATATTATCGAGCTTGAAAAACCAAAAGGTGTTGTAGTACAGTTCGGTGGACAGACAGCGATTAACTTAGCTGATAAACTGGCAGCTCACGGAGTTCAGATTTTAGGAACTTCTTTGGAAGATCTAGACAGAGCTGAAAACAGAGATAAATTTGAAAAAGCCCTTCAGGAAATGGGAATTCCTCAGCCTTTAGGAAAAACTTCAACATCAAAAGAAGAAGCGATAAAAATTGCCAATGAAATCGGTTATCCGGTATTGGTTCGTCCAAGCTACGTTTTGGGAGGTAGAGCAATGGAAATTGTTTACACCGAAGCAGAACTTTCTCATTACATGGAATTCGCAGTAGATGCAAGTCCGGAACATCCTGTTTTGGTCGACAGATACATGGTTGGAAAAGAAATTGAAGTGGATGCTATCTGCGATGGTGAAACGGTAATCATTCCTGGAATTATGGAGCATATCGAAAGAGCGGGAGTTCACTCCGGAGACTCAATTGCGGTGTATCCTCCACAGAATATTTCTCAAAGTGAAGTTGATACTTTGGTAGATTATACACAAAGATTGGCTAAAGGTTTGAAAGTGATTGGGTTAATGAATATTCAATACGTTCTTTTTGAAGGAAATGTTTATGTGATTGAAGTGAATCCAAGATCATCAAGAACAGTTCCTTTCTTATCTAAAATTACGGAAGTACCGATGGCAAATTTAGCTACAAAAGCTATTTTAGGCCAAAAGCTGACAGATTTAGGATACAAAAACGGATTGGTTCCGAATAAAGAAGGTGTTTTTGTAAAAGTTCCGGTATTCTCTTTCTCAAAATTAACGAAAGTTGACATCTCTTTAGGCCCAGAAATGAAGTCTACAGGAGAAGTGATGGGGAAAGACACAACTTTAGAAAAAGCGCTTTACAAAGGATTGGTTGCAGCGGGAAGAAAAGTTCCGATGCATGGTTCAATCCTATTTACAGTAGCTGATAAACATAAGCAAGAAGCGGCAGATCTGGCAGCAAGATTCCATGAAGTTGGTTTCAGAATCTGGGCAACGGAAGGAACTGCAAAATTTTTCGGAGAACAAGGAATTCCTTGTAAAATTGGATACAAAATAGGAGAGGAAAGCGTCAACTTAATCGATTTGATTCAAAAGGGAAAAGTTCAATACGTTGTCAACACCATGACCAAAGGAAAACAGTCTGAAAGAGACGGTTTCCAGATCAGAAGAATGAGTGTGGAAAATGGTGTTCCTTGTTTAACATCGATGGATACAGTTGAAGCAATCTTGAAAGTGATTGAAAGCATGAGCTTTAAGATGGAAACGATGTAG
- a CDS encoding aspartate carbamoyltransferase catalytic subunit: protein MFTITELSTERINRIVTEALAFANGKTAKIEGEIFCSNLFFEDSTRTKTSFDIAERKLGLQVVPFDASNSSVNKGENLYDTVKTIESLGVNLVVIRDKKDRYFEELKNINIPIINGGDGTGNHPSQCMLDLMTIYQEFGKFEGLKIGIVGDVKHSRVANSNAEALRRLGAKVYFSGPEQWFDEGALINGTYLSVDELIKEVDVLMLLRIQHERHDAKMSFSASDYHKKYGLTKEREKAMKKEAIIMHPAPINRGIEIDTDLVECDRSRIFKQMQNGVFARMAILKEALEGQGFSFK, encoded by the coding sequence ATGTTTACGATTACAGAACTAAGCACCGAGAGAATCAATAGGATAGTAACAGAAGCATTGGCTTTTGCAAACGGAAAAACCGCCAAAATTGAAGGGGAAATTTTTTGTTCAAATCTTTTCTTCGAAGACAGTACGAGAACCAAAACAAGTTTTGATATTGCCGAAAGAAAACTAGGTTTACAGGTCGTTCCTTTTGATGCTTCAAACAGTTCTGTTAATAAAGGTGAAAATTTATATGATACGGTAAAGACAATCGAAAGTTTGGGAGTAAACTTAGTCGTAATTAGAGATAAAAAAGATAGATATTTTGAAGAATTAAAAAATATCAATATTCCTATAATCAACGGAGGAGACGGTACAGGAAACCACCCTTCACAATGTATGCTGGATTTAATGACGATTTATCAGGAATTTGGAAAGTTCGAAGGTCTAAAAATAGGAATTGTAGGAGACGTAAAACACAGCAGGGTTGCCAACTCAAATGCAGAAGCTTTGAGAAGATTAGGTGCAAAAGTGTACTTCTCAGGCCCAGAACAATGGTTTGACGAAGGTGCTTTAATTAACGGTACTTATCTTTCTGTTGATGAATTAATTAAAGAAGTTGATGTTTTGATGTTATTAAGAATCCAACATGAAAGACACGATGCAAAAATGAGCTTTTCTGCGTCAGATTACCACAAAAAATATGGTTTGACAAAAGAAAGAGAAAAAGCAATGAAAAAAGAAGCTATTATCATGCATCCTGCACCAATTAACAGAGGAATTGAAATTGATACAGATTTGGTGGAATGCGACCGTTCGAGAATCTTCAAACAAATGCAGAACGGTGTTTTCGCAAGAATGGCAATTTTAAAAGAAGCTTTGGAAGGACAAGGGTTTAGCTTTAAGTAA
- a CDS encoding fumarylacetoacetate hydrolase family protein, whose amino-acid sequence MKLIKFGKPGQEKPGVIIDEKRYDVSHLIKDYDENFFSGDAIENLKSEINTQNLPEVSLDERLGAPLARPSKIICVGLNYKDHAAETNAPIPEEPILFFKATTAIVGPNDDLIIPKDSTKTDWEVELGIVIGKKASYVSEENALEHVAGYVLHNDYSERAFQLERNGQWVKGKSCDTFAPIGPFIATPDEIEDVHNLRLWLKVNGQILQDGNTSNLIFDVPFMISYISQFMTLLPGDVISTGTPAGVGLGQKPEPWYLKPGDVVELGIDGLGSSTQKVKAYGE is encoded by the coding sequence ATGAAATTAATAAAATTCGGAAAACCTGGACAAGAAAAACCGGGAGTCATTATTGACGAAAAAAGATACGATGTTTCTCATTTGATAAAAGATTATGATGAAAACTTTTTCTCAGGTGATGCTATAGAAAATTTAAAATCTGAAATAAATACTCAAAATTTACCTGAAGTTTCTCTTGACGAAAGATTGGGTGCACCTTTGGCCAGACCTTCCAAAATCATCTGTGTCGGACTGAATTATAAAGATCACGCTGCAGAAACCAATGCTCCAATTCCGGAGGAACCTATTTTATTTTTTAAGGCTACGACGGCAATCGTTGGTCCAAACGATGATTTGATCATTCCTAAAGACAGTACAAAAACCGACTGGGAAGTTGAGTTGGGAATTGTCATTGGAAAAAAAGCAAGCTATGTTTCTGAGGAAAATGCGCTTGAACACGTTGCAGGATATGTTTTGCATAATGATTATAGCGAAAGAGCATTTCAGCTGGAAAGAAACGGACAATGGGTAAAGGGAAAAAGCTGCGATACTTTTGCGCCAATTGGACCTTTCATTGCGACGCCTGACGAAATTGAAGATGTTCATAATTTACGTTTGTGGTTGAAAGTTAATGGACAAATTCTGCAAGACGGAAATACTTCCAATCTAATTTTTGATGTTCCTTTTATGATAAGCTATATCAGTCAGTTTATGACTTTGCTTCCCGGGGATGTTATCAGTACAGGAACGCCTGCCGGGGTCGGTTTAGGGCAAAAACCTGAGCCTTGGTATCTGAAACCGGGTGATGTGGTAGAATTGGGAATTGACGGTTTGGGAAGTAGCACACAAAAAGTAAAAGCGTACGGAGAATGA
- a CDS encoding L-rhamnose mutarotase produces the protein MKKFCLALDLIDDPELIAEYEKYHQNVWTDIKQSILNSGIVNMEIYRVQNRLFMIVEADENFSFEAKNEADEKNAKVQEWEELMWKFQQQLPNSKPGEKWQLMDKIFSL, from the coding sequence ATGAAAAAATTCTGTCTTGCCTTAGATTTGATTGATGATCCTGAATTAATTGCGGAATACGAAAAATATCATCAAAATGTTTGGACTGACATCAAACAAAGTATTTTGAATTCCGGAATTGTAAATATGGAAATTTATCGTGTTCAAAACAGATTGTTTATGATTGTTGAGGCTGATGAAAATTTTTCTTTCGAAGCTAAAAATGAAGCGGATGAAAAAAACGCAAAAGTTCAGGAATGGGAAGAATTGATGTGGAAATTTCAACAGCAATTACCCAATTCTAAACCAGGTGAAAAGTGGCAGTTGATGGACAAAATATTTTCATTATAA
- a CDS encoding carbamoyl phosphate synthase small subunit — protein sequence MKKKLILESGEVFHGEGFGAELETAGEVVFNTGMTGYQELISDPSYCGQIVCMTYPLIGNYGINRDDYESIEPAIKGLIVKELCDLPSNFRTQITLDELFKKKNLSGISGIDTRRLTRILRNSGVVKGKIVNADAENDTIVSELKSTTFPTNQVEQVSTKTPYANPGRGFKVVLVDFGSKLGIIRELSQRNCDIIVVSHDTTAEDILLMNPDGIMLSNGPGDPEDNPKALEMIRGLLGKVPIFGICLGHQLIGLACGAKTFKLKFGHRGGNHPVLDLEKNKVAITSQNHGYAVDQESLKETDLIETHIALNDRTNEGLKHKIHPCFSVQYHPEASPGPEDANYLFDDFINLMEDFKNKKSQ from the coding sequence ATGAAGAAAAAATTAATACTGGAGTCCGGTGAAGTGTTTCATGGAGAAGGTTTCGGAGCAGAATTGGAAACTGCAGGAGAAGTAGTTTTCAATACCGGAATGACAGGGTATCAGGAACTGATTTCTGACCCGTCTTATTGCGGACAGATTGTTTGTATGACCTATCCGCTTATCGGAAACTATGGGATTAATAGGGATGATTATGAGAGTATAGAGCCTGCTATCAAAGGTCTTATCGTAAAAGAGCTTTGTGATTTGCCTTCGAATTTCCGTACTCAGATTACTTTAGATGAATTATTTAAAAAGAAAAACCTTTCAGGAATTTCAGGAATTGATACGAGAAGACTGACAAGAATTCTTCGTAACTCTGGAGTGGTAAAAGGAAAAATCGTAAATGCTGATGCTGAAAATGATACAATCGTTTCAGAATTAAAATCAACGACTTTCCCAACCAATCAGGTGGAGCAGGTTTCTACAAAAACGCCTTATGCAAACCCAGGAAGAGGGTTTAAAGTAGTACTTGTGGATTTTGGTTCTAAATTAGGAATTATCAGAGAGTTATCTCAAAGAAATTGTGACATTATCGTAGTTTCACATGATACAACAGCTGAAGACATTTTATTAATGAATCCTGATGGAATTATGCTTTCAAACGGTCCCGGAGATCCTGAAGATAACCCGAAAGCATTAGAAATGATTCGTGGATTGTTAGGAAAAGTTCCAATCTTCGGAATCTGTTTAGGACATCAATTAATAGGTTTAGCTTGTGGAGCAAAGACTTTCAAATTAAAATTCGGTCACAGAGGAGGAAATCATCCAGTTTTAGATTTAGAGAAAAATAAAGTGGCCATCACTTCTCAAAATCACGGGTATGCAGTTGATCAGGAAAGCCTTAAAGAAACAGATTTAATAGAAACGCATATCGCATTGAACGACAGAACAAATGAAGGTCTGAAACATAAAATTCACCCTTGCTTCTCAGTTCAGTATCACCCGGAAGCGAGCCCAGGACCTGAAGATGCAAACTACTTATTTGATGATTTCATTAATTTAATGGAAGATTTTAAGAATAAGAAGAGTCAGTAA
- a CDS encoding type II toxin-antitoxin system RelE/ParE family toxin: MAYKIITNPEANRDIVNSFEYYKNVAGKKVANSFFKDFKFTVNKLQKVAYFQKIHNDFHRLPLRVFPFIIIYKIEKQIETIKIFRVFHTSQNPEKYP; encoded by the coding sequence ATGGCGTATAAAATTATAACCAATCCCGAAGCTAATAGAGATATTGTTAATTCTTTCGAATATTACAAAAATGTTGCTGGAAAAAAAGTAGCAAACAGTTTCTTTAAAGACTTTAAATTTACTGTGAACAAACTCCAAAAGGTTGCTTACTTTCAAAAAATCCATAATGATTTTCATCGTTTACCATTGAGAGTCTTTCCTTTCATCATTATTTATAAAATTGAAAAGCAAATAGAAACAATCAAAATTTTCAGAGTTTTTCACACCTCGCAAAATCCTGAAAAATATCCATAA
- a CDS encoding amidohydrolase family protein gives MIIDSHVHFWKFNPVRDAWITKDMAVIRKDFLPEDFSLYLNENSIDGCIAVQADQSDEETAFLVNLAKENPFIKGVVGWIDLTSDKLEQLLHNYQSEKLIKGFRHIAEGEEIGFLLQKSVLNGIALLHQYNCTFDILLRQDQLSDAVKLSEKLPNQPFILDHCGKPDLKTNHLKDWKSNISELAQNPNIYCKISGLLTQGNWNTIDEKSIFEILDFIFSQFGIKRVVFGSDWPVMLLGGNYSLWLELISKYVSQFSKEEQELFFSGNAVKFYKL, from the coding sequence ATGATTATTGATTCTCACGTACATTTTTGGAAATTTAATCCGGTTCGCGATGCATGGATTACGAAAGATATGGCTGTAATCCGAAAGGATTTTCTGCCGGAAGATTTTTCTTTATACTTAAATGAAAATAGCATTGATGGTTGCATTGCGGTTCAGGCGGATCAAAGCGATGAAGAAACGGCTTTTTTGGTCAATTTAGCTAAAGAAAATCCTTTTATTAAAGGTGTTGTTGGCTGGATTGATTTAACTTCCGACAAGCTTGAACAGTTACTTCACAACTATCAATCTGAAAAATTGATTAAAGGTTTCAGACATATTGCAGAAGGGGAAGAAATCGGCTTTTTATTACAAAAAAGTGTACTCAACGGAATCGCTTTGCTTCATCAATATAATTGTACTTTTGATATTTTATTGAGACAGGATCAGCTTTCTGATGCAGTAAAACTTTCGGAAAAATTGCCCAATCAACCTTTCATTTTGGATCATTGCGGGAAACCAGATCTTAAAACAAATCATTTAAAAGACTGGAAATCTAATATTTCAGAATTGGCTCAAAACCCAAATATCTATTGTAAAATTTCGGGACTTTTAACTCAAGGAAATTGGAATACGATTGATGAAAAATCAATTTTTGAAATTTTGGATTTTATTTTTTCACAATTCGGAATTAAGCGTGTAGTTTTCGGAAGTGATTGGCCAGTTATGTTATTAGGTGGAAATTATTCTTTGTGGCTGGAATTGATTTCAAAATATGTAAGTCAGTTTTCAAAAGAAGAACAGGAACTTTTTTTCTCCGGAAATGCAGTGAAATTTTACAAATTATAA